A portion of the Stigmatella aurantiaca DW4/3-1 genome contains these proteins:
- a CDS encoding helix-turn-helix transcriptional regulator: protein MDKELASTIGAAARAARTRLELTQADVAERIDVATEVYGRLERGGMLPSVQTLLKLCHELNVSSDELLGLAQLSPVNRVSETPSAPAERPEIRRLLRNMRQLDAAHIKLLGLVAKALLRR from the coding sequence ATGGACAAAGAACTCGCATCGACAATCGGCGCTGCGGCGCGTGCCGCCCGGACGCGCCTGGAGCTGACTCAGGCAGATGTGGCGGAGCGCATCGACGTGGCGACCGAGGTGTATGGGCGCCTGGAGCGCGGGGGCATGCTTCCCAGCGTGCAGACCCTGCTCAAGCTCTGCCACGAGCTGAACGTCTCCTCCGACGAGCTGCTGGGCCTGGCGCAGCTCAGCCCCGTCAACCGTGTATCAGAGACGCCTTCCGCGCCGGCGGAACGGCCGGAGATCCGCCGGCTGCTGCGCAACATGCGCCAGCTGGACGCGGCTCACATCAAGCTGCTGGGCCTGGTGGCCAAAGCGCTGCTGCGCCGGTAG